In the genome of Tumebacillus amylolyticus, one region contains:
- a CDS encoding alkaline phosphatase family protein yields MCKKLKKIDHVVVLMMENRSFDNMAGWLYAKGNKPPFDKVPRGQAFDGVAGKQLSNPIPKEAQDSWRRVVPVGRGSHDLDPTTDPGEVYRQVNTQVYGGREPMKGFVQDYIGMLGKDGKPTSYASYKKIMNGFTPDQVPVLSALANQYAVCDSWFCSVPSQTWANRSFFHAGTSAGLVDNWPYINWLKNDTATIFNRMSDAGLSWGVYYDAQTIVSLTMLIHFKQLAKHWNANFHFMQKFYKDAEEGTLPNYTFIEPCFNNWRGKRSDQHPPYSVAEGERLIYDVYQALRKGKNWRRTLFVITYDEHGGCYDHVLPPATTPPDPGAPAGQEGFRFDRLGVRVCTVLVSPYIEQGTVFRPKDKSGNEVPLEHGSMIRTLRKRWKLPALTERDRHAMDFEQVFTRKKPRQDEPHIPKPRVPEKQPPVRGISGLELDLAGLAAVRLGETWAAVLNARRAKRRTQAK; encoded by the coding sequence GTGTAAGAAACTCAAGAAGATCGACCATGTTGTCGTGTTGATGATGGAAAACCGCTCGTTTGACAACATGGCCGGATGGCTGTATGCCAAGGGCAACAAACCGCCTTTTGACAAAGTGCCTCGTGGGCAGGCGTTTGACGGGGTGGCGGGCAAGCAACTTTCCAATCCGATTCCCAAAGAGGCGCAAGATTCGTGGCGACGCGTGGTGCCGGTCGGGAGAGGGAGCCATGATCTCGATCCTACGACCGATCCGGGCGAGGTGTACCGGCAAGTGAACACGCAGGTGTACGGGGGCCGAGAGCCGATGAAAGGGTTTGTGCAGGATTACATCGGAATGCTCGGCAAAGATGGGAAACCAACCAGCTATGCCTCCTACAAAAAAATCATGAACGGATTCACGCCAGATCAGGTGCCGGTGCTCTCTGCGTTGGCCAATCAGTATGCGGTGTGCGACTCGTGGTTTTGTTCGGTGCCAAGTCAGACGTGGGCGAACCGGTCGTTTTTTCATGCGGGAACTTCGGCAGGGCTGGTGGACAACTGGCCGTACATCAATTGGTTGAAAAATGACACAGCGACGATCTTCAATCGCATGTCGGATGCGGGGCTTTCGTGGGGCGTGTATTATGACGCGCAAACGATCGTGTCGTTGACGATGTTGATCCACTTCAAGCAACTCGCGAAGCATTGGAATGCTAACTTCCACTTCATGCAGAAGTTTTACAAGGACGCAGAGGAGGGGACGTTGCCGAATTATACGTTCATCGAACCGTGCTTCAACAACTGGCGCGGGAAACGTAGTGACCAGCATCCACCGTACAGTGTCGCCGAGGGGGAACGGTTGATCTACGACGTGTACCAAGCGTTGCGAAAGGGTAAAAATTGGAGGCGTACGTTGTTTGTGATTACGTATGACGAGCACGGTGGCTGTTACGATCACGTTCTGCCTCCTGCCACTACGCCGCCTGATCCGGGAGCTCCGGCCGGGCAAGAGGGATTCCGTTTCGATCGTCTGGGGGTGCGGGTGTGTACGGTGTTGGTGTCGCCTTATATCGAACAGGGCACGGTGTTCCGCCCGAAGGACAAAAGCGGCAACGAAGTGCCATTGGAGCACGGTTCGATGATTCGGACGCTGAGGAAGCGCTGGAAACTGCCGGCTCTCACAGAGCGTGACCGGCACGCAATGGACTTCGAACAAGTGTTCACGCGCAAGAAACCCCGTCAAGACGAACCCCACATCCCAAAACCGCGAGTGCCGGAAAAACAGCCGCCGGTCCGTGGAATCTCCGGTCTCGAGCTCGATTTAGCAGGTCTCGCTGCCGTGCGACTTGGAGAAACGTGGGCCGCCGTGTTAAATGCGCGTCGTGCAAAGCGGAGAACGCAAGCGAAATGA
- the larE gene encoding ATP-dependent sacrificial sulfur transferase LarE gives MEKSKKEQVYAILQELDGVIVAFSAGIDSTFVLACAHEVLGDKVLAVTAASETFPDRELREAMELAAQLGVRHEVIEIREMENPHFVANNPDRCYHCKSGLYESLTQLAKERGIACVLDGANMDDLGDYRPGRQAAKEFGIRSVLQEAGIYKEELRAMAREMGLPNWEKPSFACLSSRIPYGDLITLEKVEQLDRGEEKLRQLGFRQIRVRHHDKIARVEVLREELARAVEYADEITAILKEEGFSYVTLDLQGYRSGSMNETLGLGNGGKQ, from the coding sequence ATGGAGAAGTCGAAAAAAGAACAGGTATACGCGATTCTGCAAGAGTTGGATGGGGTGATCGTTGCGTTTTCGGCGGGGATTGACAGTACGTTTGTGTTGGCCTGTGCGCATGAGGTTCTGGGTGATAAAGTGTTGGCGGTTACGGCGGCGAGCGAGACGTTCCCCGATCGCGAATTGCGCGAGGCGATGGAACTTGCGGCACAGTTGGGGGTTCGGCATGAGGTGATCGAGATTCGCGAGATGGAGAATCCGCACTTTGTCGCGAACAACCCGGATCGCTGCTACCACTGCAAGTCGGGTCTGTACGAAAGTCTGACGCAATTGGCAAAGGAGCGCGGGATTGCCTGTGTGCTCGACGGGGCGAACATGGACGATCTCGGAGATTATCGTCCGGGGCGGCAGGCGGCGAAGGAGTTTGGGATTCGGTCGGTGTTGCAAGAAGCCGGAATCTATAAGGAAGAATTGCGCGCGATGGCGCGGGAAATGGGGTTGCCGAACTGGGAGAAGCCTTCGTTTGCGTGCTTGTCGTCGCGGATTCCGTACGGAGATTTGATTACGCTTGAAAAAGTAGAGCAGTTGGATCGCGGCGAGGAGAAGTTGCGTCAACTTGGATTCCGGCAGATTCGCGTGCGACATCATGACAAAATCGCGCGGGTGGAAGTGCTTCGCGAGGAGTTGGCGCGGGCGGTCGAATATGCCGACGAGATTACGGCGATTCTGAAAGAGGAAGGTTTTTCGTACGTGACTCTCGATCTGCAAGGGTACCGCAGCGGTTCGATGAATGAAACGCTGGGTCTTGGGAACGGAGGCAAGCAATGA